In Neisseriaceae bacterium CLB008, one genomic interval encodes:
- a CDS encoding PepSY domain-containing protein, translated as MNTKIKTTLTLGHRYFGLILAPLLLVILLSGAVLALKPIMAPEAGVGFQANISADQIVSTLNQIDPKGQMSKLTVLKDGETILLEGGKQGPEGGVYAVRTAEKVGSVGLSVQTYNVFKSLHKKLLIGAGWLVEGASYLLALMLVVGLLLLRPRLRKTLIDGHNALGWLALPLWLLLPVTGVLMSLHFGAPDFNRLEASSQPLADVIQAVDGEQSLSRLSSIDSIKGRFQVVKLVSAGQTAAYQVNELNQLQPVALSRYWAKELHEGTWAGSFSGWLNLVISLGLAVLTATGVYSWLRRQRQSRQKQVRRDEPILVAFASQTGTAAALAKQTAAALRSAGQGVVCNPLSSVSPSELNGYEQVLLIVSTTGEGELPEQAKAFAAALPQSDLGQTQYAVLALGDRRYAHFCQAGKNIDGLLEAQGAQRLQATAYADGNPNAMWQQWLAQLSASLGVTLATIEPIVQDEPIALSLIHKQRLDCADVAGLREVWQLDFQAPVDSHFRPGDLLLITPNADARPRVYSIGSSHLLGQVLSLTVGLEQFKDAEGTVGYGLCSHYLCRELAVGTTIQAALRVHADFHPPQDPQQKAILIATGTGIAAFPGFMAERAQQQSSGQTWLFFGNRCQQGDYFYAEQLQAWQAQGVLAHLTPAFSDDADDGEYVQHKMLAHGKELYAWLAQGAVVYVCGKASTVGQGALAALATIYQDQTGADEAAATAWLADLQAQQRIKMDLFG; from the coding sequence ATGAACACAAAAATAAAAACCACGTTAACGCTCGGTCACCGCTACTTCGGGCTGATCTTGGCACCGCTACTGCTGGTGATTTTACTGTCTGGCGCCGTATTGGCCTTAAAGCCCATCATGGCCCCCGAGGCTGGCGTTGGCTTTCAGGCCAATATCAGCGCCGATCAAATCGTGTCTACTCTGAATCAGATCGACCCCAAAGGCCAAATGAGCAAGCTGACCGTACTTAAAGATGGTGAAACCATCTTGCTTGAGGGCGGTAAGCAAGGCCCAGAAGGGGGCGTTTACGCTGTACGTACGGCCGAAAAAGTCGGCTCGGTCGGCCTGAGTGTGCAAACCTACAATGTTTTTAAAAGCCTGCATAAGAAGCTACTCATCGGTGCTGGCTGGCTGGTAGAGGGCGCAAGCTATCTATTGGCGCTCATGCTGGTGGTGGGCTTGCTGTTGCTGCGGCCCAGACTGCGCAAAACGCTGATCGATGGCCACAATGCTTTAGGCTGGTTGGCGTTGCCGCTATGGCTATTGCTGCCCGTGACTGGGGTATTGATGAGCCTGCATTTCGGGGCGCCCGACTTTAATCGACTCGAGGCCAGCAGCCAGCCATTGGCTGACGTGATTCAGGCCGTTGATGGGGAACAGTCTTTAAGCCGGTTGAGCAGCATCGACAGCATCAAAGGCCGCTTTCAGGTGGTGAAGTTGGTGAGCGCAGGCCAAACGGCTGCCTACCAAGTGAACGAGCTGAATCAGCTACAGCCTGTGGCGCTTAGCCGTTATTGGGCTAAAGAGCTACATGAAGGCACCTGGGCGGGTTCGTTCAGCGGTTGGCTCAACCTTGTCATCAGTCTGGGCTTGGCGGTATTGACCGCAACCGGTGTTTATTCATGGCTACGGCGTCAGCGTCAAAGTCGTCAGAAACAAGTGCGCCGAGATGAACCCATTCTGGTGGCGTTTGCCAGCCAAACCGGCACTGCCGCCGCCCTAGCCAAGCAAACAGCCGCGGCCTTACGCAGCGCAGGCCAAGGCGTGGTGTGTAATCCCTTGTCCAGCGTCAGCCCAAGCGAGTTAAATGGTTATGAACAGGTGTTGCTGATCGTGTCGACGACGGGCGAGGGCGAGCTGCCTGAGCAGGCAAAAGCCTTTGCCGCCGCCTTGCCGCAATCTGATTTAGGCCAAACCCAGTACGCTGTCTTAGCCTTAGGCGATCGCCGCTACGCCCATTTTTGTCAGGCCGGTAAAAACATCGACGGCCTCCTAGAGGCGCAAGGTGCACAGCGCCTACAGGCAACCGCTTACGCCGACGGCAATCCCAACGCCATGTGGCAGCAATGGTTGGCGCAGTTATCGGCGAGCCTTGGTGTGACGCTGGCTACTATAGAGCCCATTGTCCAAGACGAACCTATAGCCTTAAGCTTGATTCACAAGCAGCGCCTAGACTGTGCCGACGTCGCAGGCTTAAGAGAAGTGTGGCAACTGGATTTTCAAGCGCCGGTGGATAGCCATTTCCGCCCCGGTGACCTCTTGCTCATTACGCCCAATGCGGATGCACGACCCCGGGTTTACTCAATTGGCAGTAGTCACCTGTTGGGCCAAGTATTGTCGCTCACGGTGGGGCTAGAGCAGTTTAAGGATGCAGAAGGCACTGTCGGCTACGGCTTGTGTTCACACTACCTCTGTCGCGAGCTGGCGGTTGGCACAACCATACAAGCCGCTTTGCGGGTGCACGCCGATTTTCATCCGCCGCAAGACCCACAGCAAAAAGCCATTCTCATCGCCACCGGTACCGGCATCGCGGCCTTCCCTGGCTTTATGGCCGAACGCGCCCAGCAGCAGTCGTCTGGCCAAACCTGGCTGTTTTTCGGCAACCGCTGTCAGCAAGGCGATTACTTCTACGCCGAGCAGCTACAGGCCTGGCAGGCGCAAGGGGTACTAGCCCACCTCACGCCCGCTTTTTCTGACGACGCTGACGATGGCGAGTACGTGCAGCACAAAATGCTGGCCCACGGTAAAGAGCTGTATGCCTGGCTAGCGCAAGGTGCCGTGGTGTACGTTTGCGGCAAGGCCAGTACCGTCGGCCAGGGGGCGCTGGCTGCGCTGGCCACGATTTATCAAGATCAAACGGGCGCCGACGAAGCGGCGGCCACAGCCTGGTTGGCCGACCTACAGGCGCAGCAGCGCATTAAGATGGATCTGTTTGGCTAG
- a CDS encoding NAD(P)H-dependent flavin oxidoreductase, which produces MSSHYLQQTFNLPHPIIQAPMAGGPTTPALVAAVANAGGLGTLAASMLTPQQMKDAAVAIRALTDRPFALNLFILPDPQVDTQVAQQGLAHLKATYDELGCPVQLPQKWAEPFLPQFETLLAIKPAVASFTFGMLTKEQALALKAAGIAIIGTATTVAEARAWADIGADAVCAQGFEAGGHRGTFINPVDDSLVGLMALLPACVDVLDIPVIAAGGIMDGRGIVAAQALGAAAVQMGTAFLGCPEAQLPQPYLNAMRRASGDQTRLTRLFSGKHARGIVNDFMNSHREAEASVPDYPIQNALTAPIRAAAKAKGDHEYLSLWAGQGLGLSRQLGAGELVSQLMAEVAEVKAKL; this is translated from the coding sequence ATGTCCAGCCACTATCTGCAGCAAACGTTTAACCTCCCCCACCCGATTATTCAAGCGCCGATGGCCGGTGGCCCCACCACTCCGGCTCTGGTAGCGGCGGTGGCCAATGCCGGTGGCTTAGGCACGCTGGCCGCCAGCATGCTCACTCCTCAGCAAATGAAGGATGCCGCGGTGGCGATTCGCGCCTTAACCGATCGGCCTTTTGCTTTAAACCTTTTTATCTTGCCCGATCCTCAGGTCGATACTCAGGTTGCACAGCAAGGGCTGGCTCATTTAAAGGCCACATATGATGAACTAGGCTGCCCGGTGCAGCTACCGCAAAAATGGGCCGAGCCGTTCTTGCCGCAGTTTGAGACCTTACTGGCCATCAAGCCCGCTGTCGCCAGCTTTACCTTTGGTATGCTCACCAAAGAGCAAGCTTTAGCGCTCAAGGCTGCGGGCATCGCCATCATTGGTACGGCCACCACGGTGGCTGAGGCGCGCGCATGGGCCGACATCGGCGCCGATGCCGTTTGCGCCCAAGGCTTTGAAGCCGGTGGCCATCGCGGTACCTTCATCAACCCCGTCGATGACAGCTTGGTCGGCTTAATGGCATTGCTACCGGCCTGCGTGGATGTGCTAGACATTCCCGTCATCGCCGCTGGCGGCATCATGGATGGGCGCGGCATTGTTGCGGCACAAGCCTTAGGCGCCGCCGCCGTGCAAATGGGCACCGCTTTTTTAGGTTGCCCCGAAGCTCAGCTGCCTCAGCCTTATTTAAACGCTATGCGCAGGGCCAGCGGTGATCAAACCCGCTTAACCCGACTATTTTCAGGCAAGCACGCTCGCGGCATTGTGAATGATTTTATGAACAGCCATCGCGAAGCCGAAGCCAGCGTACCCGATTACCCCATTCAAAATGCCTTAACTGCACCGATACGCGCAGCGGCCAAGGCTAAAGGCGATCATGAGTATTTATCCCTCTGGGCCGGCCAAGGCCTTGGCCTTAGCCGCCAGTTAGGCGCTGGTGAATTAGTGAGTCAGCTAATGGCGGAAGTGGCCGAGGTAAAAGCCAAGCTCTGA
- a CDS encoding LysR family transcriptional regulator, translating to MNLKQLTYVLAVAETKNFTRAAAQCHVVQSALSHQIAKLEDELGCALFLRNQRQVSLTEAGQAILEPAKAMLAAKQAIIDAVHAAQDEIGGQLALGTISTLNSIDLVAALSAFHALHPKVNNRLHMAMSGQLLEDLRQHQADIVFIGVPPGDQSMMPWPHQLLGTEELVAIMAPEHPLAQQAVLSLANLSQQPLVDYPEGSSARRQTDQAFEKAGLKRQVHFEIDHIDWLTQTVANQLALGMVPLSTAQKLANLTHRPILEAPQRQTYAVWQPNPSPAAQRFLALLSLQYTQD from the coding sequence ATGAATTTAAAACAGCTCACCTATGTTTTGGCCGTGGCCGAAACCAAGAACTTTACCCGCGCCGCCGCTCAATGCCATGTGGTGCAGTCGGCGCTGAGCCACCAAATCGCCAAGCTAGAAGACGAATTAGGCTGCGCCTTATTTTTACGCAATCAGCGCCAGGTCAGCCTCACCGAGGCAGGACAAGCCATCCTCGAGCCGGCCAAGGCCATGCTGGCCGCCAAACAGGCCATCATTGACGCCGTCCACGCCGCCCAAGATGAGATTGGCGGCCAACTCGCCTTAGGCACCATCTCAACCTTAAACAGCATCGATCTGGTTGCTGCCTTAAGCGCGTTTCACGCCCTTCACCCTAAGGTGAACAATCGTCTCCATATGGCCATGAGTGGGCAACTCTTAGAAGACTTACGCCAACATCAGGCTGACATCGTCTTCATCGGCGTACCGCCGGGCGACCAAAGCATGATGCCCTGGCCACATCAGCTATTGGGCACGGAAGAGCTGGTGGCCATCATGGCGCCGGAGCATCCACTGGCCCAGCAGGCCGTCTTGAGTTTAGCCAACCTGAGCCAGCAGCCGCTGGTGGATTACCCCGAAGGCTCAAGCGCGCGCCGCCAAACCGATCAAGCCTTTGAAAAAGCCGGCCTTAAGCGGCAGGTTCATTTTGAAATCGACCACATTGATTGGCTCACCCAAACCGTGGCTAATCAGCTGGCCTTAGGCATGGTGCCGTTGTCGACCGCACAAAAACTAGCCAACTTAACCCATAGGCCTATCTTAGAAGCCCCTCAGCGTCAAACCTATGCCGTTTGGCAACCTAACCCTTCACCGGCTGCCCAGCGCTTTTTGGCCTTACTGTCACTGCAATACACCCAGGACTAA
- a CDS encoding MFS transporter, whose translation MSLNKTAATSAPVTLTGSLILLMSIATGLAVASNYYAQPLLATMATYFSLTVHQAGLIVTTAQLGYAVGLMFIVPLGDLIEQRKLIVVMTVLAALGLLLTGTANSMWAIVLGTALTGLFSVVAQILVPLSATLAKPEERGRVVGILMSGLMLGILLARTLAGALAELGSWRTVYWVASVMMLMVALMLWRGLPQHQQNATMSYPKLLRSIVSLFVHEPVLRTRAILGGLAFANFSVLWTSIAFLLASPAYGYSEFVIGLFGLIGVAGAIGASKTGKLVDKGYAQYTTLFGFVVVLLSWLPIWWGQYALLPLLLGVFFLDLAVPAVHITNQTMIYQSMPEARGRLTAGYMTSYFIGGAVGSVVAGAAYQYGGWHGVALIGAVLSLVGVLWTLKHRAILS comes from the coding sequence ATGTCTCTGAATAAAACTGCCGCCACGTCGGCGCCTGTGACCCTTACCGGGTCGTTAATCTTATTAATGTCCATCGCCACAGGCTTAGCCGTGGCCAGTAATTATTACGCCCAGCCGCTGTTGGCGACGATGGCCACCTATTTTTCGTTGACGGTGCATCAAGCTGGCTTAATCGTCACCACCGCCCAACTGGGCTATGCCGTGGGGCTGATGTTCATCGTGCCCTTAGGCGATTTAATTGAGCAGCGCAAGCTGATTGTGGTGATGACGGTGCTGGCTGCTCTTGGCCTATTGTTAACCGGTACCGCCAATAGCATGTGGGCGATTGTGTTGGGCACGGCCTTAACCGGCCTGTTTTCGGTGGTGGCGCAAATTTTGGTGCCGCTGTCGGCCACCTTGGCCAAGCCGGAAGAGCGCGGCCGCGTGGTCGGCATTTTGATGTCGGGCCTGATGCTGGGCATTCTCTTGGCACGCACCTTGGCTGGGGCTCTGGCAGAATTAGGCTCGTGGCGCACGGTGTATTGGGTGGCCAGCGTGATGATGTTAATGGTGGCGCTGATGTTGTGGCGTGGCCTACCACAGCATCAGCAAAACGCCACTATGTCTTATCCCAAGCTATTGCGTTCGATTGTCAGCCTTTTCGTGCATGAGCCCGTGCTGCGTACTCGTGCCATTCTGGGCGGCCTGGCTTTTGCCAACTTCAGCGTGTTGTGGACGTCGATCGCCTTTTTATTGGCCTCGCCCGCCTATGGGTATTCCGAATTTGTGATCGGCCTGTTTGGCCTGATTGGCGTGGCCGGCGCGATTGGTGCAAGCAAAACCGGTAAGCTTGTGGATAAGGGCTATGCCCAATACACCACGCTGTTTGGCTTTGTGGTTGTGTTGCTGTCGTGGTTGCCGATTTGGTGGGGGCAGTATGCCTTGCTGCCGCTGCTGTTGGGCGTCTTCTTCCTTGATTTGGCCGTACCCGCCGTACACATCACTAATCAAACCATGATTTATCAAAGCATGCCCGAAGCGCGTGGTCGCCTGACTGCGGGTTATATGACCAGCTATTTCATCGGTGGTGCCGTGGGCTCAGTGGTGGCTGGAGCGGCATATCAATACGGTGGCTGGCATGGCGTGGCCTTGATTGGTGCAGTTTTGAGCCTAGTGGGCGTATTGTGGACGCTTAAGCATAGGGCCATTTTGTCCTAA
- a CDS encoding bile acid:sodium symporter family protein: MNSLIKLNQFVGKTFAIWVLLFAALSFWAPNAFTWIGAYIPWLLGLIMFGMGATLTVGDFKEVARHPVAVVVGVVAQFVIMPSVAYVLAKLFQLPPEIAVGVILVGACPGGTSSNVMTYLAKGNTALSVACTSISTLLAPVLTPAIFYLLASQWLEVSASAMFVSVLKIVLLPIFLGLIVRALWQRKVEQAAQILPLISVVAIVMIVTAVVAGSKANILTSGLLIFGIVVLHNGFGYLLGFLLGKLFKLPYEDNKAIAIEVGMQNSGLGAALAVAHFSPLTAVPSALFSLWHNISGPLLATYWARKADKKAQ; this comes from the coding sequence ATGAATAGCTTAATCAAACTGAATCAATTTGTTGGTAAAACCTTCGCCATCTGGGTTTTACTGTTTGCGGCCCTGTCGTTTTGGGCGCCCAATGCCTTTACTTGGATTGGGGCCTACATTCCCTGGCTTTTAGGCCTCATTATGTTTGGCATGGGCGCCACTCTCACCGTGGGCGACTTTAAAGAAGTCGCGCGTCATCCCGTGGCAGTGGTGGTGGGCGTGGTGGCTCAGTTTGTGATCATGCCGTCGGTGGCCTATGTTTTGGCTAAGCTGTTTCAACTGCCGCCGGAAATTGCGGTTGGGGTGATTTTGGTGGGCGCTTGCCCAGGCGGTACATCGTCAAACGTGATGACGTATTTAGCCAAAGGCAATACGGCACTGTCGGTGGCCTGTACGTCGATTTCCACGCTGTTGGCGCCCGTGTTGACGCCGGCAATATTCTACCTTTTGGCCAGTCAGTGGTTGGAGGTGTCGGCCAGTGCCATGTTTGTGTCGGTGTTGAAAATCGTGCTGCTGCCGATCTTCTTGGGCTTGATCGTGCGTGCGCTGTGGCAGCGTAAAGTAGAGCAGGCGGCGCAGATTTTGCCGTTGATCTCTGTGGTGGCCATTGTGATGATCGTGACCGCCGTGGTGGCCGGCAGCAAGGCCAATATCCTCACTTCTGGCCTGCTGATTTTTGGCATTGTGGTGTTGCATAATGGCTTTGGCTATTTACTGGGCTTTTTATTGGGTAAATTATTCAAATTGCCTTACGAGGACAATAAGGCCATCGCCATCGAGGTGGGCATGCAAAACTCAGGCCTCGGCGCTGCCCTTGCCGTGGCCCACTTCAGCCCGCTAACGGCCGTGCCCAGTGCGCTCTTTAGCCTCTGGCACAATATTTCCGGCCCCTTGTTGGCCACTTATTGGGCCAGAAAAGCCGATAAAAAGGCGCAGTAA
- a CDS encoding bile acid:sodium symporter family protein produces MNALIRMSQFVSRFFALWVLMFAVIAFFWPAGFMWVGPYIPWFLGLIMFGMGATLSLGDFKHIVRHPKSVIVGVFAQFLIMPSLAYGLAVTFQLPPEIAIGVILVGACPGGTASNVITYLARGNTALSVACTSVATLLAPILTPAIVYFLASQWIEVSASAMVLSVLKMVLLPVALGVIVRTLWQNKVDRAAEVLPLVSMFMIALLVAALIGASKDKIIESGLMIFLVVVLHNGLGFLCGYALGALFKLPYADNKAIAIEVGVQNSGLGAALAVAHFSPLAAVPSAIFSLWHNISGPLLATYWARKEDNRDPK; encoded by the coding sequence ATGAATGCACTGATTCGCATGAGCCAGTTTGTCAGCCGTTTTTTTGCCCTCTGGGTGTTGATGTTTGCCGTCATCGCTTTTTTTTGGCCCGCCGGCTTTATGTGGGTAGGGCCGTATATTCCCTGGTTCTTAGGCCTCATCATGTTTGGCATGGGGGCGACTTTAAGCCTCGGAGATTTTAAACACATCGTGCGTCACCCTAAATCGGTGATCGTGGGCGTGTTCGCTCAGTTTTTAATCATGCCATCGCTGGCCTATGGTTTAGCGGTGACGTTTCAGCTGCCGCCCGAGATCGCCATCGGCGTGATTTTGGTGGGCGCCTGCCCCGGCGGTACCGCTTCCAACGTGATTACTTATTTGGCCCGCGGCAATACCGCCTTATCGGTAGCGTGTACCTCTGTCGCCACGCTGCTGGCGCCCATCTTGACGCCGGCCATTGTGTATTTCTTGGCCAGCCAGTGGATTGAGGTGTCGGCCAGCGCTATGGTGCTGTCGGTGCTGAAGATGGTGTTGCTGCCGGTGGCACTGGGCGTGATTGTGCGCACGCTGTGGCAAAACAAAGTGGATCGCGCGGCCGAAGTCTTGCCCTTAGTGTCGATGTTCATGATTGCGCTATTGGTGGCGGCCCTAATTGGCGCCAGTAAAGACAAGATCATTGAGTCTGGCCTAATGATTTTCTTGGTGGTGGTGCTACACAACGGCCTAGGCTTTTTGTGCGGCTATGCCTTGGGGGCTTTGTTTAAGTTGCCCTATGCCGACAATAAGGCCATCGCTATTGAAGTAGGGGTACAAAACTCTGGCTTAGGCGCCGCCTTGGCCGTGGCCCATTTTAGCCCCTTAGCAGCCGTTCCCAGCGCCATTTTTAGCCTGTGGCACAATATTTCTGGCCCGCTTTTGGCAACGTATTGGGCGCGTAAGGAAGATAATAGAGACCCTAAATGA
- a CDS encoding ABC transporter permease: MFLSGLSVQKRVVHALFLRELKTRFGKYRLGYLWALLEPVAHLAVLMLIFGYVMSRVMPEISFLVFLVNGLVPWFLFSNITSRSLTAIEANRGLLSYAPVHPVDTLLSRTLLESMIYVAVYVILMAILWLQGESITLINVPRLLSIWLAITVLSMGLGLIFMVIGHAFNEAQKILPIILKPLYFISGIMFSINIIPQQYHYLVDWNPLLHAFELLRQTVVPAYQIMPSLSLGYLWQSAVVVLAIGLIVYKGREPAILRSS; this comes from the coding sequence ATGTTCCTATCCGGCCTGTCAGTTCAAAAACGAGTGGTTCACGCCTTATTTTTGCGTGAACTGAAAACCCGTTTTGGGAAGTATCGGCTTGGGTACTTATGGGCCTTATTAGAGCCTGTGGCCCATTTGGCCGTGCTCATGCTGATTTTTGGCTACGTGATGTCGCGGGTGATGCCGGAAATTTCTTTTCTGGTGTTTCTGGTAAATGGCTTGGTGCCGTGGTTTTTATTTTCGAACATTACCTCTCGTTCTTTAACCGCCATCGAGGCCAATCGTGGTTTGTTGAGTTATGCCCCGGTGCATCCTGTCGACACCTTATTGTCCAGAACGCTATTAGAATCGATGATTTATGTGGCAGTTTACGTGATTTTAATGGCGATATTGTGGTTACAAGGTGAATCGATCACCTTGATCAATGTACCCCGGCTATTGTCGATTTGGCTGGCTATTACCGTCTTGTCTATGGGTTTAGGCCTGATTTTTATGGTGATTGGACATGCCTTTAATGAGGCTCAGAAAATATTGCCGATTATTTTAAAGCCGCTGTACTTCATCAGCGGCATTATGTTTTCGATCAACATCATTCCACAGCAATATCATTATTTAGTGGATTGGAACCCTTTATTGCATGCGTTCGAACTACTGCGGCAAACGGTGGTGCCTGCTTACCAGATAATGCCTAGCTTGAGTTTGGGCTATTTATGGCAAAGTGCGGTGGTGGTTTTGGCCATCGGCTTGATTGTGTATAAGGGCCGTGAACCGGCGATACTGCGGTCATCATGA
- a CDS encoding ABC transporter ATP-binding protein has protein sequence MIDLINLSKSYKTPQGRHYVFKDLNITLPEGKSVGLIGRNGAGKSTLLRIIGGIDRPDGGKVQTQKKISWPVGLASGFQSSMTGRENVKFVARLYAEPHELLEKVAFVEAFAELGKYFDMPLKSYSSGMRSRLGFGLSMAFDFDYYLIDEVTAVGDATFRKKSDALIQEKRQRSQFLMVSHNLGDIKKYCDMALLIGRQRVQVYDDVNEAIKAYKEDEQTR, from the coding sequence ATGATTGATTTAATTAACCTTTCTAAGTCGTATAAAACCCCGCAGGGTCGCCACTATGTGTTCAAGGATTTGAACATCACCCTGCCGGAAGGCAAGAGCGTGGGCTTGATTGGGCGTAATGGGGCGGGTAAGTCGACGCTGCTACGCATCATTGGCGGCATTGATCGGCCCGACGGCGGCAAGGTACAGACCCAGAAAAAAATTTCTTGGCCGGTCGGCCTAGCCAGCGGTTTTCAGAGCAGCATGACCGGGCGCGAGAACGTCAAGTTTGTGGCGCGGCTCTACGCCGAGCCGCATGAGCTATTAGAAAAAGTGGCATTCGTGGAAGCCTTTGCTGAGCTGGGTAAGTATTTTGACATGCCGCTTAAGTCTTATTCTTCTGGCATGCGCTCTCGCCTAGGCTTTGGGCTGTCGATGGCGTTTGATTTTGATTACTACCTCATTGACGAGGTAACGGCGGTGGGCGATGCCACCTTCCGCAAAAAAAGCGATGCGCTGATTCAAGAAAAGCGCCAGCGTAGCCAGTTTTTAATGGTGTCGCATAATTTAGGCGACATTAAAAAGTATTGTGACATGGCGCTCTTGATCGGGCGCCAGCGTGTGCAAGTATATGACGATGTAAACGAAGCGATTAAGGCTTATAAAGAAGATGAACAAACCCGATAA
- a CDS encoding polysaccharide biosynthesis/export family protein encodes MKKLMLTLALCLPMLAANANTNTTSLFGNANSGFNQQSSQNQQANQQQMQDSSGAPMTPMAANTPVVPSRMFGAQLFGGMFRNTVGSSFNSSYVVNEGDQVVLRMWGAFMFDGQLVVDPQGNIFIPNVGPIKVAGVKNGQLNGMIKSAISRVYRANVEVYAALGAAQPVKVYVTGFVNQPGLYGGVSSDSVISYLDKAGGVDPERGSYVDIVVKRGNQVKARVNLYDFLLNGTLSPLQIQDGDVVMVTPRKHTFFVSGDVYNTYDFEFDQPNLTLARALQIARPKPGATHVSVVRRQGTEKRSEYYPINEAYNVMLQDGDSIVVTADRYAGTIQVRVEGAHSGQHALVLPYGSTMQEVLDQINLNSMSRVEALQLYRKSVAVRQKEMLNVALQKLEQASLTSSSATSEEANLRAQEAQLIARFVERAKLVEPKGQVVLSQKNLASTLLEDGDVIMIPEQSSLVMVHGEVMFPNAVGWDKGLSVNDYIEKVGGYAQSKGKSKVLVIRQNGESLLASRGTNIGAGDEIMVLPEVKTKSLEVTRGISQILYHLAVAAKVVFDL; translated from the coding sequence ATGAAAAAACTCATGCTCACCCTTGCGCTGTGCCTGCCGATGCTGGCGGCGAACGCCAATACCAATACGACTAGCCTGTTTGGTAATGCCAATAGTGGTTTTAATCAGCAAAGCAGCCAAAACCAACAGGCCAATCAGCAGCAAATGCAAGACAGCAGCGGCGCACCGATGACGCCGATGGCGGCGAATACGCCCGTGGTTCCTAGCCGCATGTTTGGCGCCCAGCTGTTTGGCGGCATGTTCCGAAACACCGTGGGCTCTAGCTTTAACAGCAGCTACGTGGTGAACGAAGGCGACCAAGTCGTCTTACGCATGTGGGGCGCCTTTATGTTTGACGGCCAGCTGGTCGTCGACCCGCAGGGCAATATTTTCATCCCCAACGTGGGGCCGATTAAGGTGGCTGGGGTCAAAAATGGCCAGCTGAACGGCATGATTAAATCGGCCATCAGCCGGGTGTATCGCGCCAACGTGGAAGTGTATGCCGCCTTAGGTGCGGCCCAGCCCGTGAAGGTGTACGTAACTGGGTTTGTCAATCAGCCGGGCCTATACGGCGGCGTGTCGTCCGATTCGGTGATCTCGTACTTAGATAAGGCCGGCGGGGTAGACCCAGAGCGAGGCAGCTACGTCGACATCGTGGTGAAGCGCGGCAATCAGGTGAAGGCGCGGGTGAACCTATATGACTTCTTGTTGAACGGCACGCTGTCGCCGTTACAGATTCAAGATGGCGATGTGGTGATGGTGACGCCGCGTAAGCATACTTTTTTTGTCAGCGGCGACGTTTACAATACCTACGACTTCGAGTTCGACCAGCCAAATCTAACCTTGGCCCGAGCCTTGCAGATCGCGCGGCCTAAGCCTGGCGCTACCCACGTGAGCGTGGTGCGCCGTCAGGGCACAGAAAAGCGCAGCGAATACTACCCGATCAACGAAGCTTACAACGTTATGTTGCAAGACGGTGACAGCATCGTGGTCACGGCTGATCGTTACGCCGGCACCATTCAGGTGCGGGTAGAGGGTGCCCACTCCGGCCAGCATGCGCTGGTGTTGCCCTATGGCTCGACCATGCAAGAGGTGTTAGACCAGATCAACCTCAACAGCATGTCGCGCGTGGAGGCGCTGCAGCTGTACCGTAAATCGGTGGCGGTGCGCCAAAAAGAAATGCTCAACGTGGCCCTGCAAAAGCTAGAGCAGGCGAGCCTAACGTCTTCATCGGCTACCTCGGAAGAGGCCAATTTACGCGCGCAAGAGGCGCAGCTCATCGCCCGCTTTGTTGAGCGTGCCAAGCTGGTCGAGCCCAAAGGTCAGGTGGTGTTAAGCCAGAAAAACCTCGCCAGTACGCTGTTGGAAGATGGCGACGTGATCATGATCCCAGAGCAAAGCTCTTTGGTGATGGTGCATGGCGAAGTGATGTTCCCCAACGCCGTGGGTTGGGATAAAGGCTTAAGCGTCAACGACTACATCGAAAAAGTAGGCGGCTACGCCCAAAGTAAGGGTAAATCTAAGGTATTGGTGATCCGCCAAAATGGCGAATCGTTGCTGGCCAGTCGCGGCACGAATATCGGCGCTGGCGATGAGATCATGGTGTTGCCAGAGGTGAAAACGAAGAGCCTAGAAGTAACGCGAGGCATTTCGCAGATTCTGTACCACTTAGCGGTGGCTGCAAAAGTTGTGTTTGATTTATAA